One window of Amaranthus tricolor cultivar Red isolate AtriRed21 chromosome 11, ASM2621246v1, whole genome shotgun sequence genomic DNA carries:
- the LOC130826590 gene encoding uncharacterized protein LOC130826590 produces MKKKLAIYQYGSQFDPSGPTRYSPSDWIYFSVSEESSPSERSTSIGVQKICTSSSTSDSHADSREDLFTQISFELQRRMDEIGMTLPDGVDFNYLEYRGLANLVSEACWLRNLLLELHCPLKRATIVYCDNISAIYLSTNPVQHQRTKHVELDIHFVREKVALG; encoded by the coding sequence ATGAAAAAGAAACTGGCCATTTACCAATATGGATCACAGTTTGATCCAAGCGGTCCCACTCGTTATTCACCCAGCGATTGGATTTATTTTTCCGTTTCGGAGGAATCCTCACCATCCGAACGCAGTACTTCTATAGGGGTCCAAAAAATATGCACAAGTAGTTCCACTTCTGACTCCCATGCTGATTCCCGTGAAGATCTTTTTACCCAGATTTCTTTTGAACTACAACGTCGAATGGATGAGATTGGAATGACACTTCCTGACGGTGTCGATTTCAATTATTTAGAATACCGAGGTCTTGCTAATCTTGTCTCCGAGGCATGTTGGCTCCGAAATCTCTTACTTGAGCTACATTGCCCTCTGAAGCGGGCCACCATAGTTTATTGTGACAATATCAGTGCGATCTATCTCTCTACCAACCCCGTGCAACATCAACGTACCAAACATGTTGAATTAGACATTCATTTTGTGCGTGAAAAGGTCGCATTGGGTTAA